In Phaseolus vulgaris cultivar G19833 chromosome 3, P. vulgaris v2.0, whole genome shotgun sequence, the sequence ATCATTTGTTTAAAGCATGTAAATGGGACCAGTTGCTAAATGAAAGTAGGAAGAAGATTCACCACCTCGTGAACAAGTAAAGCCTCAAATTAACCAGCTTGATGATATCTCCAATTTTTCCTTTAAGCCACAGCTATACCTTTTTGGCATTAACACTCATAAAGGGAGCCAACTAGAGAATAAGCTCAATGTGGCAAAAGAGAATACTGTGTTGGATGAGTTAACATATTAGACAAGATAGGATTGAGAATCAATGCATTGGAGAAAAGGTTGGGCAGTACCTGTTGTAGGGAAAATGAGAGAATCTCCTCTTAGGTGCGTTGAACATGTGTGGATATGACTTATAAAGCATTTTTTTGGGCAGACTTCTCTATAAACACTTCTAGTAgagaaaagtaagaaaaatagGATGAGTTTCTCGGTGAGCTAAGATTACTTTATGTATTAGCTAATTGTAAGAGCTCTGTCATGAAGCCTTTCTAAATTCTTATCTTTAACTTGTGTATAATAAATCAATTCCATCTTATGGAGACACTAACTTTCGTTTTGTTCTTCTTAGTTTTCTTTTCTGGAAGTGTTTATGGAGAAGtttgtccaaacaaatccaAAATCTCTGTGCAAATTTAGATGGAAAGTAGTTCTATTGCCAGAGGCATAGAGAGGCATAGAGAGTCTAAGAGAACGTACAAGTGAAAAACCATTAACAAAGATATAAAGGTTAATGGTTTGTCTATAGTCATGATTCCCTAATAATCATTAGGGCGTCATTTAATTCATTTGTGTGATGTCACTCAGTGGAAAAAAAAGGTTTTGTTACTGTTGTAATATCCTCTAAATTGTTACTGGTTAACTGATATCTATATATGTTtgtaaacacaaacaaatataaatttcatGGTTAGCACAAATTCCTGATACTAATTGTTTCTATCCATTGTGGTGCATGTCTCAATGTTTGAATGCTATATTTGGTCTCTTGCACTGCAATTTCCTCCTTGCTGCATATCTTAAAAGTGACATATGCAGAACAGAAGAACAAACCTTAAACTAGATAATCTAACAAAAATGATTATTATGAAGAAAAAGTTTTACCTTCTTTTGTGTTCAGTGAGTAGAAGGTAGTACTCTAATGTTTACTGATATCAGTTTAGTTTGATTAAAAGATGTTATACATGGAAAACGGACGTTTGATTACGAATGCATTTTTTCCAAAAGCTTTAAAGCCTAGTCTGGTTCAGGTAGGAAAACGAGTCTAGTCCATGCTCTAGAAAGTATTGTGAACATTTGTCATGAATGGTAGGTATGTATGTGAAAGTATTATTGCAACAGAGCATGTGAGTTGTATGCATTTCACGTGGTTTCATATTGAGATGCAAAAGATTGGTAAATGGTGTTATCTGGAGAAAACTATATGGCTAAAGAGATTCATTTTCTTTCAGTTCATGTGTTCAAGGAAAAACAAGTGCCATCCATTTCTTTTATTGTAATACATAATTATCAGTTGAATACCTAGTTCAATGGTAAAAACATTCTGACTAGAGTAGAATAGCACTCTTTCAGTTTTAATGTTCTGTCAATTAGATGGTCTttgtgaaaataaatttttgttggTATTTATGTATATGCAGGTAGAAAATAGATATTGACTGCTTCCTGGGTTCACTCATACAATGAAATCAGGTTTTAAAAATGGTTGGCCCTCAGTTGTGCGTCTTCGTCTTAGAGACAAATCGGTGACCCCCTTCTGCATATTCTCTAAAGTGAAATCAGCTGGCAACATACCAGGGAATACACCTGTGTATCTCAATGTGTATGACTTGACAACAGTAAACGGCTATATGTATTGGGCTGGTCTTGGTATTTTCCACTCTGGTGTTGAAGGTTAGCTGACAGTTAAAACCTTTTCAAATAAATCCAAaactatttctttattttagaaaagaatATGTGCCTAGAGTTTGCTAGATGATAATAAATTGACATTTCTTCATATGTTGGAGAGGAGTTATGTATCTATGCATGCACATATCACTCGTATCTGTGAATATGTATGGCTTAAGCTCAATTTGGAGAAAGAATATACTTATGGATTGCCTGAAAATTTTCTAAATGGAGTTATTTGTCTGGCAGTTTATGGAGTAGAATATGCATTTGGAGCCCATGACTATTCAACAAGTGGTGTCTTTGAGGTTGAACCTCGGCAGTGTCCTGGCTTTAAGTTTAGGAAGTCCATATTCATGGGAACTACTAGCTTAGATCCTTTCCAGATTAGAGAGTTCATGGAATGCCAGTCTGCAAATTACAATGGTGATGCTTATCATTTGATTGTCAAGAATTGCAACCATTTCTGTGGGGATATTTGTTACAAGCTAACGGGAAATTCTATACCAAAATGGGTCAATCGTCTCGCAAGAATAGGTATGCGGCGTATTTTTAAACTCCAGATACATTCTTTTATATTTCagattgtttaattttttagtcaGTAAAACACATGCATTAGATCTCATTTATTCCTGACTGCATCAAAGTAATGAACATTGGTACCTAAAAAGGCTTTTATATGTTGGATCAACATATTTGTTTGGTTAAATTATTCCATGCACTTTAGAACTAGTTTAACCTGAACTAGTCAAATGACATGAAATGGAACATCTGCAAGAATAGTGTGAAGATTGGTTCACTAAAATCTTGGTTTAGGATCTTAGACTATCTGATGCATTAGACCGTTTGTCTGATAGTTTAAGAGCGTCTGGTAGTACAAGACCGTCTGGTAGTACAAGACCGTCTGGTAGTACAAGACCGTCTGGTAGTACAAGACTGTCAGACCATTTGTCTTGACTAGATCATCTGTGTTCTATATGTGTCTGTCTTCATAGCATTGGATATAACTTTCTGGTCTATTATCAGAGTCCGCCTGGTTTGATGTTTTGAGCTCACAAGTGAAGCACAGTTGACGTGTCTTCTCCAATAGTTTTTGACATGTTTTACAGAAGTTAGTTTTTGTAgttattttctatataaatcAGACCTTGTATGAACTGATGGAAGTAACCTAGAGGTGAGAGTTTACTGTGAGAGAAACCTTGAGTTGTAGTCTCTGTAATTAGTAAATTTCTGACCGTTAATATAGATTGAAGTTAGTTAACACTTCAATTGATTCACATTAAATTTCTCTGTCAGCCTAGTGAGTTTGTGAGCTATTTCATGACAAATAGGTAATAATATGGCACTTTTGCTCTTCTTTGGATGACATGGAGCATCCTGCCAGCAATGCAATAATATGACATTTGCAGGCTCACTATTTAGGTTGAGCTTGATTGCCTAGATGATTTATTTTTAGAGAATTACTTCACATTTACTTTGTTCAACAAAAATGAGATGGTTGAAAGTTAGTTTCAACTCATTTGTATTCCACCCCACAAAATTTGGCAACTACTTATAACACCATAGCCTAAATGCGGTGGACTTAAAACAATGTGTCAAACAACTGTATTATATTATCATTTCATAGCAGCAAATTTCACCCTTTCAAGGAAGAGTCATGTGAGTAAAATAGTACTTTTCTCTTACTTATCATTTTTTGTCCTCCTTGCAGGTTCCTTTTGCAACTGCATACTCCCTGATGCTCTTAAAACTTCAACCGTTCAGCATGATCCTAACTTTCAAGCGTGTGATAGTGAGAAAAGAAGACTCAGAACTGCTTTCAGTTGCTTGTCATCAATCTCAATGCCTCAGAAGGAAGTTTCAATGTCTTCATTATTTATGCACTCTCACTATAAAGGGTGCCTACCACCATGGGAGTTAAAGAAGTCTAAAAAGGGAAGATTAAAGCAAAAGTTAGATGAATAGTTCAGTTCTCAGTAACTCTTCTCTGCTGTAGAGTATCCATTGTCTTTCTGATAACTGAATCACtggaaataaattattatttctttcagTTATATGTGCAAGAGCACTTCCTGAAGTGCACAATTTTCTGTTCATATTCATTTTGAATGTTCAAGCTCATGCCTTTGTTGCTTCTATTTCTATCCCTTTCTTTGTGTGTAGTTTTTGCCTGTAATTTTTGTTTGATTGAGAATCTATGTCAGATATATTGCTGTGTCAGCTCAATTTTTCATTGCTGGAGAAAAATCTGTAATGTCAAATAAACACCAATGACAAGATATTAAGggtaagtttattttataaaagctttAATGTTAGACATCACCATGCAACTTAACATATCTATTAGGCTGACACGCTAGGACAGACACttaaaataacaacaatcatctgtcttaaacttaaaataagtatttttgaaatatgTAACTTTTAATTATGTTAAAGTTCACGAGAGAGGATATGTTTctataactaattatatattattgtaaCTTTCATGATGTGACTTTTCAACCACTAAATTAGAGCAATTTCTTGTTGTATCTCCATGCTTTCTTG encodes:
- the LOC137806095 gene encoding deSI-like protein At4g17486; translation: MKSGFKNGWPSVVRLRLRDKSVTPFCIFSKVKSAGNIPGNTPVYLNVYDLTTVNGYMYWAGLGIFHSGVEVYGVEYAFGAHDYSTSGVFEVEPRQCPGFKFRKSIFMGTTSLDPFQIREFMECQSANYNGDAYHLIVKNCNHFCGDICYKLTGNSIPKWVNRLARIGSFCNCILPDALKTSTVQHDPNFQACDSEKRRLRTAFSCLSSISMPQKEVSMSSLFMHSHYKGCLPPWELKKSKKGRLKQKLDE